The window GCCAGCGGCATCGCCGTGAATGCTCTGGGGCATTCACATCCGCATCTGGTGTCGGCGCTGACCGGCCAGGCGGCGAAGCTGTGGCATGTATCGAACCTGTATCAGAGCCCCGGCCAGCAGCAGGCCGCCGAAAGGCTGGTCGCCGCAACCTTCGCCGATACGGTGTTCTTCTCCAATTCCGGCGCCGAGGCGATCGAATGCGGCATCAAGATGGTGCGGCGCTATTTCGACCTGTCCAACCAGCCTGGTCGTTACCGGATCATCACCGTTCAGGGCGCCTTCCACGGCCGCACGCTGGCGACGCTGGCAGCGGCGGGCAACCCGAAATATCTCGACGGCTATGATCCGGTGGTCGACGGCTTCGACCATGTGCCCTTCGGCGATCTGGACGCGGCCGCGGCCGCGGTCACGGCCGAGACCGCGGCGATCCTGATCGAGCCGGTTCAGGGCGAGGGCGGCATCCGGCCGGCGGCGCTGGACTATCTGCGCGGCCTGCGCAAGCTTGCCGACGAACATGGCCTGCTGCTGTTCCTAGACGAGGTCCAGTGCGGCTTCGGCCGGACGGGAAAGCTGTTCGCCCATGAATGGGCGGGTATCGCCCCCGATATCATGGCGGTGGCCAAGGGTATCGGCTCGGGCTTCCCGATGGGTGCGTGTCTTGCGACCGAAAAAGTCGCCAATGTCATGGGCCCCGGCAGCCACGGCTCCACCTTTGGCGGCGGACCGCTGGCGATGGCGGTGTGCAACGCCGTGCTGGACGTGATGCTGGAAGACGGCTTCCTCGATCAGGTGCAGCGCGCATCCGACCGCTTGTGGGGCGAGCTGTCGCAACTGGTGCCGAACTATCCAAACGTGCTGACCGAGGTGCGCGGCGCCGGACTGATGCTGGGCCTGAAATGCGCCGCCGCCAACGGCCGCATGGTCGATGCCTTCCGTGCCAACGGGCTGCTGACCGTGCCGGCCGGCGACAATGTCGTGCGCCTGCTGCCGCCGTTGATCATCGGTGATGCCGAGATCGACGAGGCGCTGGACGCCATCCGGCGCGCCTGCGATCAGGTTGCCGCCGAGATCGGAACAGAGGAGGCCGCAGGATGACGGCCGCTGACATGACCACCCTGATCCGGCTGCGGCCGGCCGGGGCGCCACCGCGCCATTTTCTGGACCTGGACGCCATGGCGACCAGCGATCTGCGCGCGATGCTGGATTTCGCCCATGCGCTGAAGGCGCGGCGCAGGGCGGGCATACGCCCGCCGCTGCTGGCCGGGCGTACCCTGGCGATGATCTTCGAAAAGCCGTCGACCCGCACCCGGGTGTCGTTCGAGGTGGGGATGAACGAGCTGGGCGGTTCGGCCCTGATCATCAGCCCGCAGGACAGCCAGCTTGGCCGCGGCGAGACCATTGCCGACACCGCCCGCGTGCTGTCGCAATATGTCGACGCGATCATGATCCGCTGCCATGCGCATGAAACGCTGGAAGATCTGGCGGCCCATGCCACCGTGCCGGTGATCAACGGCCTGACCCGCCATTCGCATCCCTGCCAGCTGATGGCCGACCTGATGACCCTGGAGGAACGCTGGGGCGCCGGCGGGCTGGCCGGACGCCGGATCGCCTGGGTGGGTGACGGCAACAACATGTGCACCACCTTCATGCAGGCGGCGGTGCATTTCGGCTTCGAGCTGACCGTGGCCTGCCCCGCCGCCTATCAGCCGGCGCCGTCGATCGCCGAGGCGGCCCGCGCCCGCGGCGCCCGCATCCAGGTCGGCACCGACATCGCCGATGCGGTGACCGGCGCCGATTGCGTGGTCACCGACACCTGGGTGTCGATGGACAGCAAGGATGCCGAGGCTCGCCAGCGGGATTTCCCCGCCTATCAGGTGAATGATGCGGTGATGGCGATGGCGGCGCCGGGTGCGGTGTTCATGCATTGCCTGCCGGCCCATCGCGGCGAGGAAGTCACCGATGCGGTGATGGACGGCCCGGCATCGGTCGTGTTCGAAGAGGCCGGCAACCGCCTGCACGCCCAGAAGGCGGTGCTGGCGTGGTGCCTGGACGTCATGGAGCCTGTCAATGACTGATCCGCGAACCCGCCCCGGCCCCGATGCGGGGCCGGCCGCGGGCGGCGAGGACGGCGAGACCGGCGAGCGGTCGACTTCGGTCGACCGCTCGTCTGCGTTGCGGCCGGATGTCGACATGTCGCAGCCCTTCCGGCTGGATGTCGACATGTCGCAGCCCTTCCGGCTGCCGTGGGGCCAGGCCCGGGGCCGTCTGGCGCGGATCGGGCCGGCGCTGGACGAGATCGTCACCCGCCATGCCTATCCGGTGGCAGTGTCGATGGTGCTGGCCGAACTGGTGACGCTGGCCGCCATGGTCGCCCATTCGCTGAAGACCGAGGGCGTGTTCACGGTGCAGGTGCGCGGCGACGGGCCGGTGGCGCTGATAGTGGCCGATGCGACCGCGTCAGGCGCCTTGCGTGGCTATGCCCAGTTCGATGCCGATGCGGTGGCGGCACTGGACCAGCCGGTGGCGGGGGTGCGCCACAGCGGCGCACCGTCGATGCCCCGGCTGTTCGGCCGCGCCTATCTGGCCCTGACGCTGGACCCCGGCCAGGGCATGGAGCGCTATCAGGGCATCGTCGAGCTGGATGGCGAGCGGCTGGCCGATGCGGTCCATGGCTATTTCCGGCTGTCGGAGCAGATCGAGAGCGCGGTGCGCTTCGCGGTCGCCCCGCCCGCCGATGGCACCGCCACCGGCTGGCGCGCCGGCGGACTGCTGCTGCAACGCATGCCCGACGAAGGCGGCATCGGTGCCGCCGGCGTCGAGGATGAGGAAGATGGCTGGCGGCGCGCGGTGCTGCTGGCCTCCAGCATCCGCGACGCCGAACTGACCGATCCGGCGCTGCCTCTGGATCAGGTGCTGCTGCGGTTATTCCACGAGGACGGCGTGGTGGTCTATGATCCACTGGCGCTGGCCTTCGCCTGCCGCTGTTCAACCGGCCGCGTGGAAGGGCTGATCCGCAGCCTGCCCGCCGACGATCTGGCCGATCTGACGGTGGAGGGCAAGGTCGACGTGGTCTGCGAGTTCTGCGGGACGTCTTATGTCTATGACGAGGGCGACATCGCGCGGCTGCGCGCCGGCGACCATGATCACGACCACCCCTGACCCGCGCTGAGCAACCGGCCCGGCGACACTGCCGGCCCGCCCAATGATGGACATGCCGATGACATTCCCCGTGTCCCACCTGTCGCGCCGCCGCCTGCTGGGCCTGAGCGCCGCCATTGCCGCCGGCGGGCTGGTGACGGCCTGTGCGTCCGAGCCGCTGCCCGAGGGGCCGAAGCCGATCCGCTTCGACGACAAGCCGAAATTCCGGATGAATGTCGCCCGCGTCCAGCTGCTGGACAATTACCAGCCACCGCGCGCGGCCCCCAATGTCGAGCATCTGTTTCCAACCGCGCCCGCGCGCGCGGCCGGCGACTGGGCCCGCGACCGGCTGGAAGCCGCCGGCGTGTCTGGCACCGCGCGTTTCGTGATCCGGGATGCCAGCGTGGTCGAGGAACCGCTGCCGCAGACCGGCGGCATCCGCGGCACCTTCACCGACGAGCCGACCGACAAATACAATTGCACGCTGATCGTGGCGCTGGAGATCCTGTCGGAGGCCGGCGAGCGCCTGGCTTATGTCGAGGTCGAGGCGCGGCTGACCCGGTCGATCGATGCCGCCGGATCGCCGCTGGCGCGGGAACTCGCCTTCAACCGTATGACTCGCGACCTGATGACGGCTCTCGACCAGAGGTTGGATGAAAACCTGCGCACGACCCTGAAGGACTACGTCCTCTGACGGTATGGCTGCAGGACGTCATGACTTTATCGTTGCCGAATACAAAACCTCTGGTGGTTTGACACCGGCGATCATATCCCATAGGTTCATTCCACCGTCGGCTGACCGGTCGTCACCGGCGGCCGAGGGTGTGGAGGACCGGGGCATGAGCCGGATGACGGGTATCGATGAGGGAACGCGCGTCAGGCGCGACAATGGCACAGCCGTGGCCGCGCCGATGGCCGCGGCCGGGCGCGCCGCACATGAGGGCGGGGCGGTCGCGGACGCCCCGCCGCCGCCCGCCACGCGCCGCACCGCCGATGCCGGCAATGTCCAGAGCGTGGCCCGCGCCGCCGCCATTTTGCGGGTGCTGGCCGGCCATGTCGGCGAAGGCGCACGGCTGTCGGAAATCGCGGTCTCGACCGGGCTGCACAAGGCCACCGCCCACCGGCTGCTGGCCGCGCTGAAGGAACAGGGGCTGGTCGACAAATCGACCGATACCCACCGCTATCATCTGGGGCTGGAACTGTTCCTGCTGGGCTCGTCGGCATCCAACCGTTTCAGCATCCGCGACATCGCCCGGGCCTCGCTGCAACGGCTGGCCGAACAGACCGGCGACACGGTCTATCTGTTCGTGCGCAGCGGCATGGATGCGCTGTGCGTCGACCGGGTGGAGGGCCACTTTCCGATCCGCACGCTCAGCCTGGATATCGGCGGCCGCCGGCCGCTGGGGGTGTCGTCGGGCTCGCTCGCGCTGCTGGCGGCGCTGGGCGACGACGAGGTGGAACAAGTGCTGTCGGCCAACAGCGAGCGCTATGCCCGCTTCGGCTGCCGCCCCGAGGATGTGGGCCGGATGGTCAGCGCCACCCGCCGCGACGGCCACGCGATCAGCGACGGCATGGTGGTGCCGGGAATGTGCGCGGTGGCGGTGGCGGTGCGCGACCGGTCCGGCCTGCCGGTGGCGGCGATCACGGTGGGTGCGATCAGCCAGCGCATGGACGCCGTCCGCCGTGTGCAGATCGTCGCCCAGATGGCGGCCGAGGCCCGGCGGATCGAACAGGCCCTGCAACCCCTGGCAACCCCACAGCGCAAGCGCCGGGCCGCCCGCGCCACCTGAGGCGCCTGCTGCCTGCCCCCTCCGCTGCCTGCCCCCTCCGCTGCCCGCCCCCTCCGCTGCCTGCCCCCCGACCACTGCCTGGCCCACGGGAACCTGCCAGCGCCGGCGCTGCCGGGGCTTGACAGATGGCGGCCAGTGAGTCACAAGCCTGTCTTCGCGTGAAACCGGATGGCTTCGGCCGTTCGGGCCCGGCCATATGGCCTTGCGCGGATCGTCACGCCGGATGATTGTCGAGCGGGAGCCCTGGTGCCCCGGCATGGCGATCGGCCGGCGCTACGCCCGGTCGGGCGGTGGCGCCTTGGGGGAGCGATCCTTCATTGCTGACACCGACCGCCGATGGGAGCATCGACAGGGTCACGATCCCCGTGGCCCCGGCTCCGAGCGAGACGGTGAGACAAAGAGATGTTCGAGAATCTGTCCGGCCGGCTTGGCGAGGTCTTCGATCGCCTGAAGCGCCGTGGTGCGCTGACCGAAGCCGATGTGACCGCCGCCTTGCGTGAAGTGCGCATCGCGCTGCTGGAAGCGGACGTCGCCCTTCCCGTCGTCAAAGATTTCATCAATGGTGTCCGCGAGCGCGCGGTCGGCCAGGACGTTCTGCGTGGCATCAACCCTGCGCAGATGGTCGTCAAGATCGTCCACGACCACCTGACCGAGATGCTGGGCGGCGACGCGGTCGAGATCGACCTGAACGCCGCTCCGCCGGTTGCCATCATGATGGTCGGGCTTCAGGGCTCGGGCAAGACCACCACCTCGGCCAAGCTCGCCCGCCGGCTGCGCCTGCGCGACAAGAAGCGCGTGCTGCTGGCCTCGCTCGACGTCTATCGCCCGGCGGCGCAGCAGCAGCTCGACGTGCTGTCGAAGCAGGCGGAAGTCGGCTGCCTGCCGATCGTGTTCGGCGAGAAGCCGGTGGCGATCGCCCAGCGGGCGATGAAGGTGGCGGCGCGCGAAGGCTATGACGTCGTCATCCTCGACACCGCCGGCCGCCTGCATATCGACGACGTGCTGATGGATGAGGTCGCCGCCGTCAAGGCCGCGACCCGCCCGCACGAGACCATTCTGGTCGCCGATGCCATGACCGGCCAGGACGCGGTGACCATCGCCCGCACCTTCCAGGACCGCGTCGGGCTGACCGGCATCGCGCTGACCCGGGTCGACGGCGATGCCCGCGGCGGTGCCGCACTTGCCATGCGCTCGGTCACCGGCCGGCCGATCAAGCTGCTGGGCGAAGGCGAGAAACTCGATCAGCTTGAGACCTTCCACCCCGAACGGATCGCCTCGCGCATCCTGGGCATGGGTGACGTGGTGTCGCTGGTCGAAAAGGCGGCCGAGACCATCGACCGCGACGAGGCCGAGAAGCTGGCCGCCAAGATCCAGAAGGGCACCGGCTTCGACCTCGACGACATGGCCAAGCAGCTGCGCCAGCTGCGCAAGATGGGCGGCATGAAAGGCATGCTCGGCATGCTGCCCGGCATCGGCAAGATGAAGGCGCAACTGAACGACGCCAAGCTGGACGAAAAGCTTCTGGTGCGGCAGGAGGCGATCATCATGTCGATGACGCCCACTGAACGCCGGACCCCTGAAATCATCAAGGCGTCGCGCAAGAAGCGCATCGCCGCCGGATCGGGGACCAGCGTGCAGGACGTGAACCGCCTGCTGAAGCAGCACCAGGACATGAGCAAGATGATGAAACAGGTCGGCAAGCTCGGCAAGAAGGGCATGATGCGCGGCGGCCTGAGCAACCTTCTGCCGCGGATGTGATGTGCGCCGCCGCCCTTGCGCGCCGCATCACCCGCCGGCGATACCGACCCTGACCCCGATTTCCGAAACACCCAAGCAAGCCAGGACCAGAACCCCATGTCCGTGAAGATCCGCCTGACCCGCCTCGGCGCCAAGAAGAGCCCGGTCTATCGCATCGTGGTCGCCAATTCGCGCAACGCCCGTGACGGCGCCTATATCGAAAAGATCGGCATCTACAATCCGCTGGCCGCGAAGGAAGATCCGTCGCGCGTGGTGCTGAATATCGAGCGCGCCCAGTACTGGGTTGCCTGCGGCGCCCAGCCCACCGATCGCGTCGCCCGCTTCCTGGCCGCCGCCGGCATCGTGACCAAGACCGAGCGCAACAACCCCAAGAAGGGTGCGCCCAAGGCGAAGGCTCAGGAGCGCCTGAAGGAAGCCGCCGCCGCCCGTGCCGCCGCCGAGGCCGCTGCCGCCGAATCGGCCGGCGCCGAGGCCTGATCCGTCTGACCGGCAGGGTTTCCGATGTCTCGCCCTCCCCGCAGCAGCCCACCATCGCGTATGGCCCAGCCGTCGCGCACGGCTCAACCCACCGGCGGTTCCACCGCCGGTGACGCGGTGCTGGTCGATCCGGCCGAGCTGATCTGCGTCGCGGAATTCGCCGCCCCGCAAGGGGTGCGCGGGCAACTGCGGCTCAGACCGTTCACCGAGGATCCTGAGGCGGTGGCGGAATACGGGCCGCTCTATGACCGGACCGGCCGGCGCCAGTTCCGCATCCGCATCATCAGCCCCCACAAAGTGGGGCTGGTGGTGAAGGTGGACGGCGTCGACGACCGCGATGCGGCGGCCGCCCTGACCGGGCTGCAACTCCACGTCCCCCGCGCGGCGCTGCCGCCGATCGAGGATGACGAGGAGGCGTGGTATCACGCCGACCTGATCGGCCTGGACGTCACCGATACCGGTGGCGTCGCGGTCGGCCAGGTGCGGGCGGTGCATGATTTCGGCGCGGGCGACGTGCTGGAGATTGCCCGCCCCGGCGGCGCGGAACCCCTGATGCTGCCCTTCACCCGCGACTATGTGCCCGAGATCGACCTGGACCTGAAGCGGATGGTGATCGATCCGCCAGAGGGCCTGGAATGAGCGGGCCTGGAATGAGCGGCACCGCGCTGAGCGATACCGGCGCGCCCTGGGCTGCAACCGTGCTGACGCTGTATCCGGAGATGTTTCCGGGGCCGCTCGGCACCTCGCTGGCCGGACGCGCGCTGGAGCGGGATCTGTGGCGGCTGGATGTGACGGCGCTGCGCGATTACGGCCTGGGCCGGCATCGCGCGGTCGACGACACGCCGTCGGGCGGCGGCCCCGGCATGGTGATGCGGGCCGATGTGCTGGCGCCCGCGATCGATGCCGCGATCGAAAAATGCCCCGGTCAGGCCTTGATTTACTTGACTCCGCGCGGCCAACCGCTTACCCAATCGCGGATCAGACGTCTGGCCGCCGGGCCTGGCGTCGTTGTCCTGTGCGGCCGGTTCGAAGGCGTCGATCAGCGCCTTCTGGACGCCCGGCCGTTCGAGGAGGTCAGCCTCGGTGATTTCATCCTCTCCGGTGGGGAGCTTGCGGCGTTGGTCTTGATCGACGCCTGCGTGCGCCTGTTGCCGGGTGTCATGGGCGCGCATGCGTCGCAGGCAGAGGAAAGTTTCGAGGGCGATCTGCTGGAATATCCGCACTACACCCGCCCGGACATCTGGGAGGGACGCGCGGTGCCGGAGGTTCTGACCTCGGGCCACCACGAGCGGATCCGGTCCTGGCGACAGGAACGGGCAGAGGCGACGACCCGGGAACGACGGCCCGATCTGTGGGCGCGGCGTGAGGCGCGCCGCCGCAGGGGCGGCGGCGAGACCTGACGCCGTGCGGCCTGGATGCACCGGTCATTCAACCGGCGCCACCGGGTTCCGGACGGACAGAACCATGAAGACCTGGACCACCGGTCCATCCCCGGGATGGGCCGTCACCGAAACTGGCATCGGGATGCGTTGTCCCGCGGCCCATAACAATGCCGGAGGCAGGCGGCCGTCGCCGCCTCGCTGACGTCGAAAAAGGTAGGGTGCGATGAACATCATCCAGCAGCTCGAACAGGAGCAGATCGCGCAGCTGACCGCCGCCCGCCCCGTGCCGGATTTCGAGCCCGGCGACACGGTGCGCGTGAATCTGCGCGTGGTTGAAGGCAACCGCGAGCGCGTGCAGGCCTATGAGGGCGTGTGCATCGCCCGCAAGGGCGGTTCGCTGAACCAGTCGTTCACCGTCCGCAAGATCTCGTATGGCGAGGGCGTGGAACGCGTGTTCCCGCTGTTCAGCCCGCTGATCGAGAGCATCGACGTGGTGCGCCGCGGCCGGGTGCGTCGTGCGAAGCTGTATTACCTGCGCGGCCGGACCGGCAAGTCGGCCCGTATCGCCGAGCGTCGCGACACCCGTCCGGCCAAGGTTGCGGCGAACTGATCTGGCCCGCGACCGCGCGGTCACGACCGATCGCGAACGGACCTCTGACACCGGAACCGCCGGCCACCTTGCACGAGGTGGCCGGCGGTTTTCGTATGGGCCGTGTGCGGGTGCACGGTGGCGTGATTGCGGCAGCCGGCGCCATTTGGCTGTTGCCGGAATGCCCAGTTGGTATACCAAAATGGAGCCCCATCTATTAAGCCTATGATTTAGAACATTTCTTTCCGCTTCCCAAGCGGACGGCAACATATTATTCTTGCCCTCGACGCAGCCGATGTGAAGCAAAGTGTCGCGTTTCATCGCGACCGGCGTGGTCCCCGCGCTGCCCTGGCTGCCACCCGAGTGTGAACGAGGAACCGATGTCCGCCCCACGCACCCTGTATGACAAGATCTGGGACAGCCACATGGTCGAGAGCCGCGAGGACGGCTCGGCCCTGATCTATGTCGACCGCATGCTGATCCACGAGGTCACCAGCCCCCAGGCCTTCGAAGGCCTGCGCGCCGCCGGCCGCACGCCGCGCCGGCTCGACACGCTGCTGGCGGTGGCCGACCATAACGTGCCGACGATCAAGCGCGCCCAGGGCATCACCGACACGGTCTCGCGCACCCAGGTCGAGACGCTGGAGAGCAACTGCGCCGCCTTCGACGTGCCCTATTTCCCGATCATGGACGACCGCCAGGGCATCGTGCATGTGATCGGCCCCGAGCAGGGCTTCACCCTGCCCGGCACGGTCATCGTCTGCGGTGACAGCCACACCTCCACCCACGGCGCCTTCGGTGCCCTGGCCTTCGGCATCGGCACCTCCGAGGTCGAGCATGTGATGGCGACCCAGACCCTGGTGCAGTCGCCGTCGAAGACCATGCGGATCAATGTCGAGGGCACGCTGGCGCCCGGCGTCGGCCCCAAGGACATCGTGCTGGCGATCATCGGCCGCATCGGCACCGGTGGCGCCACCGGCCGGGTGGTGGAATATGCGGGCTCGGCGATCCGCGGCCTGTCGATGGAAGGCCGGATGACGGTCTGCAACATGTCGATCGAGGCTGGCGCCCGTGCCGGCCTGATCGCCGTCGACGAAAAGACCATCGACTATCTGCGCGGCCGGCCGATGTCGCCCAAGGGCGATCTGTTCGAACAGGCCGCCGCCTATTGGGGCGGTCTGGTGTCGGATGACGGCGCGGTCTTCGACAGCGAGATCACCCTCGATGCCGACGATATCGCGCCGCAGGTGACCTGGGGCACCAGCCCGCAGGACGTGGCGCCGATCACCGGTCAGGTGCCGAACCCGGCCGATGTCGCCGACCCGATGCGCCGGGCCGCGATGGAACGGGCGCTGAAATATATGGGCCTGGAGCCGGGCACCGCCCTTGCCACCGTGCCGGTGCAGAAGGTGTTCATCGGCTCGTGCACCAATGGCCGGATCGAGGATCTGCGCGAGGCGGCGGCCGTTGCCCGCGGCCGCATGGTCGCGGCCGGCGTGCAGGCGCTGGTGGTGCCGGGATCGGGTCTGGTGAAGAAGCAGGCCGAGGCGGAGGGTCTCGACAAGGTGTTCGTCGCGGCGGGTTTCGAATGGCGAGATGCCGGCTGCTCGATGTGTCTGGCGATGAATGCCGACCGTCTGGGCGAGGGCGAGCGCTGCGCCTCGACCTCGAACCGCAATTTCGAGGGGCGCCAGGGCCGTGGCGGCCGCACCCATCTGATGAGCCCGGGCATGGCGGCGGCGGCGGCCGTGGCCGGCACGCTCGCCGATGTCCGCAGCCTCTGATCCCGCACCGGGTCCGCCCTTTGGCTCAAGCCCTTCAGAAAGCCCGATCCCATGGACAAGTTCACCACCCTGACCGGCATCGCCGCGTCGTTCCCGCGGGTCAATATCGATACCGATCTGATCATCCCCAAACAGTACCTGACCACCATCAAGCGCACCGGTCTGGGCGTCGGCCTGTTCTCGGATGTCCGCTATGACCGCGACGGCAACGAGACCGGCGATTTCGTGCTGAACCAGGCCCCCTGGCGCGATGCGAAGATCCTGCTGGCCGGCGACAATTTCGGCTGCGGCTCCAGCCGCGAGCATGCCCCCTGGGCGCTGCTCGATTTCGGCATCCGCTGCATCATCGCCCCCAGCTTCGCCGACATCTTCTATAACAACTGCTTCAAGAACGGCATCCTGCCGGTGACGCTGGACGAGGCACAGGTCAACAGCCTGATGCCGGTGGCGGAGAACCCCGAGACGGCGGTGATGACGGTTGATCTGGAGGCGCAGGAGATCCGCGCCGCCGGCCGCGACCCGATCCGCTTCGAGATCGACAGCTTCCGCCGCCATTGCCTGCTGGAAGGGCTGGAC of the Tistrella bauzanensis genome contains:
- a CDS encoding aspartate aminotransferase family protein, whose translation is MIPAVMPTYARTDLTFDKGEGAYLYTADGRRFLDFASGIAVNALGHSHPHLVSALTGQAAKLWHVSNLYQSPGQQQAAERLVAATFADTVFFSNSGAEAIECGIKMVRRYFDLSNQPGRYRIITVQGAFHGRTLATLAAAGNPKYLDGYDPVVDGFDHVPFGDLDAAAAAVTAETAAILIEPVQGEGGIRPAALDYLRGLRKLADEHGLLLFLDEVQCGFGRTGKLFAHEWAGIAPDIMAVAKGIGSGFPMGACLATEKVANVMGPGSHGSTFGGGPLAMAVCNAVLDVMLEDGFLDQVQRASDRLWGELSQLVPNYPNVLTEVRGAGLMLGLKCAAANGRMVDAFRANGLLTVPAGDNVVRLLPPLIIGDAEIDEALDAIRRACDQVAAEIGTEEAAG
- the argF gene encoding ornithine carbamoyltransferase, whose amino-acid sequence is MTAADMTTLIRLRPAGAPPRHFLDLDAMATSDLRAMLDFAHALKARRRAGIRPPLLAGRTLAMIFEKPSTRTRVSFEVGMNELGGSALIISPQDSQLGRGETIADTARVLSQYVDAIMIRCHAHETLEDLAAHATVPVINGLTRHSHPCQLMADLMTLEERWGAGGLAGRRIAWVGDGNNMCTTFMQAAVHFGFELTVACPAAYQPAPSIAEAARARGARIQVGTDIADAVTGADCVVTDTWVSMDSKDAEARQRDFPAYQVNDAVMAMAAPGAVFMHCLPAHRGEEVTDAVMDGPASVVFEEAGNRLHAQKAVLAWCLDVMEPVND
- the hslO gene encoding Hsp33 family molecular chaperone HslO, producing the protein MTDPRTRPGPDAGPAAGGEDGETGERSTSVDRSSALRPDVDMSQPFRLDVDMSQPFRLPWGQARGRLARIGPALDEIVTRHAYPVAVSMVLAELVTLAAMVAHSLKTEGVFTVQVRGDGPVALIVADATASGALRGYAQFDADAVAALDQPVAGVRHSGAPSMPRLFGRAYLALTLDPGQGMERYQGIVELDGERLADAVHGYFRLSEQIESAVRFAVAPPADGTATGWRAGGLLLQRMPDEGGIGAAGVEDEEDGWRRAVLLASSIRDAELTDPALPLDQVLLRLFHEDGVVVYDPLALAFACRCSTGRVEGLIRSLPADDLADLTVEGKVDVVCEFCGTSYVYDEGDIARLRAGDHDHDHP
- a CDS encoding IclR family transcriptional regulator → MSRMTGIDEGTRVRRDNGTAVAAPMAAAGRAAHEGGAVADAPPPPATRRTADAGNVQSVARAAAILRVLAGHVGEGARLSEIAVSTGLHKATAHRLLAALKEQGLVDKSTDTHRYHLGLELFLLGSSASNRFSIRDIARASLQRLAEQTGDTVYLFVRSGMDALCVDRVEGHFPIRTLSLDIGGRRPLGVSSGSLALLAALGDDEVEQVLSANSERYARFGCRPEDVGRMVSATRRDGHAISDGMVVPGMCAVAVAVRDRSGLPVAAITVGAISQRMDAVRRVQIVAQMAAEARRIEQALQPLATPQRKRRAARAT
- the ffh gene encoding signal recognition particle protein, whose product is MFENLSGRLGEVFDRLKRRGALTEADVTAALREVRIALLEADVALPVVKDFINGVRERAVGQDVLRGINPAQMVVKIVHDHLTEMLGGDAVEIDLNAAPPVAIMMVGLQGSGKTTTSAKLARRLRLRDKKRVLLASLDVYRPAAQQQLDVLSKQAEVGCLPIVFGEKPVAIAQRAMKVAAREGYDVVILDTAGRLHIDDVLMDEVAAVKAATRPHETILVADAMTGQDAVTIARTFQDRVGLTGIALTRVDGDARGGAALAMRSVTGRPIKLLGEGEKLDQLETFHPERIASRILGMGDVVSLVEKAAETIDRDEAEKLAAKIQKGTGFDLDDMAKQLRQLRKMGGMKGMLGMLPGIGKMKAQLNDAKLDEKLLVRQEAIIMSMTPTERRTPEIIKASRKKRIAAGSGTSVQDVNRLLKQHQDMSKMMKQVGKLGKKGMMRGGLSNLLPRM
- the rpsP gene encoding 30S ribosomal protein S16 encodes the protein MSVKIRLTRLGAKKSPVYRIVVANSRNARDGAYIEKIGIYNPLAAKEDPSRVVLNIERAQYWVACGAQPTDRVARFLAAAGIVTKTERNNPKKGAPKAKAQERLKEAAAARAAAEAAAAESAGAEA
- the rimM gene encoding ribosome maturation factor RimM (Essential for efficient processing of 16S rRNA) gives rise to the protein MAQPSRTAQPTGGSTAGDAVLVDPAELICVAEFAAPQGVRGQLRLRPFTEDPEAVAEYGPLYDRTGRRQFRIRIISPHKVGLVVKVDGVDDRDAAAALTGLQLHVPRAALPPIEDDEEAWYHADLIGLDVTDTGGVAVGQVRAVHDFGAGDVLEIARPGGAEPLMLPFTRDYVPEIDLDLKRMVIDPPEGLE
- the trmD gene encoding tRNA (guanosine(37)-N1)-methyltransferase TrmD, which codes for MSGTALSDTGAPWAATVLTLYPEMFPGPLGTSLAGRALERDLWRLDVTALRDYGLGRHRAVDDTPSGGGPGMVMRADVLAPAIDAAIEKCPGQALIYLTPRGQPLTQSRIRRLAAGPGVVVLCGRFEGVDQRLLDARPFEEVSLGDFILSGGELAALVLIDACVRLLPGVMGAHASQAEESFEGDLLEYPHYTRPDIWEGRAVPEVLTSGHHERIRSWRQERAEATTRERRPDLWARREARRRRGGGET
- the leuC gene encoding 3-isopropylmalate dehydratase large subunit, whose translation is MSAPRTLYDKIWDSHMVESREDGSALIYVDRMLIHEVTSPQAFEGLRAAGRTPRRLDTLLAVADHNVPTIKRAQGITDTVSRTQVETLESNCAAFDVPYFPIMDDRQGIVHVIGPEQGFTLPGTVIVCGDSHTSTHGAFGALAFGIGTSEVEHVMATQTLVQSPSKTMRINVEGTLAPGVGPKDIVLAIIGRIGTGGATGRVVEYAGSAIRGLSMEGRMTVCNMSIEAGARAGLIAVDEKTIDYLRGRPMSPKGDLFEQAAAYWGGLVSDDGAVFDSEITLDADDIAPQVTWGTSPQDVAPITGQVPNPADVADPMRRAAMERALKYMGLEPGTALATVPVQKVFIGSCTNGRIEDLREAAAVARGRMVAAGVQALVVPGSGLVKKQAEAEGLDKVFVAAGFEWRDAGCSMCLAMNADRLGEGERCASTSNRNFEGRQGRGGRTHLMSPGMAAAAAVAGTLADVRSL
- the leuD gene encoding 3-isopropylmalate dehydratase small subunit, whose protein sequence is MDKFTTLTGIAASFPRVNIDTDLIIPKQYLTTIKRTGLGVGLFSDVRYDRDGNETGDFVLNQAPWRDAKILLAGDNFGCGSSREHAPWALLDFGIRCIIAPSFADIFYNNCFKNGILPVTLDEAQVNSLMPVAENPETAVMTVDLEAQEIRAAGRDPIRFEIDSFRRHCLLEGLDDIGLTLKSEGRIGDFEARQKASQPWLYAS